One region of Zingiber officinale cultivar Zhangliang chromosome 7B, Zo_v1.1, whole genome shotgun sequence genomic DNA includes:
- the LOC122006622 gene encoding uncharacterized protein LOC122006622, with amino-acid sequence MEGCRAIHHRWTLRGLVASYLDLALAYLFLCAASFAFFVSKALSLVGISVPCSCGLDLIDRRQQQQRHQQQRSVGCLQRFLLDCTAGKIGGVFDSFCLGDCRDSRVGRRDDVRFINHTDEDREGSAASAARGKLDLDRGEESCCSVSQPHCPRDSTNLSLMNNLLVDRGESSNYRDKDFVDVKGKAIVRQERPPNVLKRRKRQKNNISIKTTSLSALPSSLLEVGRKGEVATATPLTVNVPVSVVESTSNVIPGTSFLLSGYQKAIVEEINYTNPLQTMEKTLSNGIGRVRDEEKNECDVTRELKQALEEEKSTRAALCLELEKERNAAASAADEAMAMIFRLQEEKSAVQMEARQYQRMAEEKSAYDEEEKEILKEIIVRREREKHVLQKEVEAYQQMIVGVDSAKQISGSNLSTEVELIEDNTGTSFGSFDDTELILKTVYESIKKNERCRDEVQHVDAIEPLVASVQKSSTEFVNESAMSQELQLLISADDQHNTEEQRSNLLNDRNDCHVQEKGMLTMERVPSFIESNGAVYANGSSSPRLIGTRHKEDNAVDMKFEVEVPSDDLCMGQILHTDEVGSISSQVDTEASVFDVHVIDDEIDMNRQGDMGQLNLPQTALGRSHRYGVPKESSSDIKVHCLIENLNTCPKPLGTNIHRSNSDVITVGQAVDVASNRVLRLDMRRISMPAINNERSKLENEVELLRKKLKVIQEGREKLNFSVEKKEK; translated from the exons ATGGAAGGGTGCCGGGCGATCCACCACCGCTGGACTCTCCGGGGGCTCGTTGCCTCCTACCTCGACCTCGCCCTCGCCTATCTCTTCCTCTGCGCAGCCTCCTTCGCCTTCTTCGTTTCCAAGGCCCTGTCGCTCGTCGGAATCTCCGTCCCGTGCTCCTGCGGCCTCGACCTCATCGATCGCCGCCAGCAGCAGCAGCGCCACCAACAGCAGCGTAGCGTCGGCTGCCTCCAGCGCTTCCTCCTTGACTGCACGGCTGGAAAGATCGGAGGCGTCTTCGATTCCTTTTGCTTGGGCGATTGTAGAGACTCCCGTGTTGGAAGGCGCGATGACGTCCGGTTCATCAATCATACTGATGAGGATAGAGAAGGCAGCGCCGCCTCAGCCGCCCGTGGGAAATTGGATCTGGACCGAGGCGAGGAGTCGTGCTGCTCGGTGTCGCAACCGCACTGTCCCCGAGATTCCACGAATTTGAGCCTTATGAATAATCTTTTGGTCGATAGAGGAGAGTCTTCAAACTACCGAGATAAGGAttttgttgatgtcaagggaaagGCGATCGTCCGACAAGAGAGGCCACCGAATGTACTTAAACGACGGAAACGACAGAAGAACAATATTTCCATCAAAACTACTTCTTTGTCTGCCTTGCCTTCTTCCCTTCTGGAGGTGGGTCGGAAAGGGGAAGTAGCCACTGCCACTCCTTTGACCGTTAACGTCCCTGTTTCTGTGGTAGAGAGCACCTCAAATGTGATTCCTGGAACTAGTTTTCTTCTTTCAG GTTATCAGAAGGCTATTGTTGAAGAAATAAATTATACTAATCCGTTACAAACTATGGAAAAGACCTTATCTAATGGCATTGGGAGAGTTCGTGATGAAGAGAAAAATGAATGTGATGTAACAAGAGAACTGAAACAAGCGCTCGAAGAGGAAAAGTCTACTCGAGCTGCTCTTTGTTTGGAGCTCGAAAAAGAGAGGAACGCTGCTGCAAGTGCTGCTGATGAAGCAATGGCCATGATATTTAGACTCCAGGAGGAGAAATCAGCAGTGCAAATGGAAGCTCGGCAATACCAGAGAATGGCAGAAGAGAAATCTGCAtatgatgaagaagaaaaggagattcTTAAGGAAATCATTGTGCGTCGGGAAAGAGAGAAGCATGTATTGCAGAAAGAAGTTGAGGCATATCAGCAAATGATTGTTGGTGTTGATAGTGCTAAGCAGATATCAGGGAGTAATCTGTCTACTGAAGTAGAGTTAATTGAAGACAACACTGGTACTTCATTTGGTTCATTTGATGACACTGAACTCATCCTAAAAACGGTCTATGAATCCATCAAAAAGAATGAAAGGTGTAGGGATGAGGTACAACATGTCGATGCAATAGAGCCTCTGGTGGCTTCTGTACAGAAATCCTCTACAGAATTTGTGAATGAATCAGCCATGTCTCAAGAGTTACAACTTTTGATCAGTGCGGACGACCAGCATAATACCGAGGAGCAACGTTCAAATTTGCTAAATGATAGGAATGATTGCCATGTGCAGGAAAAAGGCATGTTAACAATGGAAAGGGTTCCATCTTTCATCGAGAGCAATGGAGCTGTCTATGCAAATGGTTCTAGCTCACCTAGGTTAATTGGGACACGACATAAAGAAGATAATGCAGTAGATATGAAATTCGAGGTTGAAGTTCCATCGGATGATTTATGCATGGGGCAAATCCTACATACAGATGAAGTAGGTTCCATCTCATCTCAGGTCGATACTGAAGCAAGTGTATTTGATGTGCATGTAATTGATGATGAAATAGACATGAATAGACAAGGGGATATGGGGCAGTTAAATCTTCCTCAGACGGCATTGGGCAGATCACACAGATATGGTGTGCCAAAAGAATCGTCTTCAGACATCAAAGTTCACTGcttgattgaaaatttaaacACTTGTCCAAAACCATTAGGTACAAACATACACAGAAGTAACTCTGATGTGATAACAGTGGGCCAAGCAGTTGATGTTGCAAGTAATAGAGTTCTACGGTTGGACATGAGAAGGATTTCTATGCCTGCAATCAATAATGAAAGATCTAAACTTGAAAATGAAGTTGAACTCCTGAGGAAAAAGCTAAAAGTGATTCAAGAAGGAAGAGAAAAGCTAAACTTTTCagtagaaaagaaggaaaagtag